One stretch of Glycine soja cultivar W05 unplaced genomic scaffold, ASM419377v2 tig00032885_1_pilon, whole genome shotgun sequence DNA includes these proteins:
- the LOC114404399 gene encoding protein SAWADEE HOMEODOMAIN HOMOLOG 2-like isoform X2, whose protein sequence is MGRPPSNGGPAFRFTQPEVAEMEAILQEHNNAMPSRDVLTTLAEKFSESQDRKGKIAVQMKQVWNWFQNKRYAIRAKSSKTPGKLNITPMPRDDYNSTPIRSMPQQPTAAPIPAASATVPTAVKATPENSVLEFEAKSGRDGAWYDVATFLSHRYLETSDPEVLVRFAGFGPEEDEWINIRKHVRPRSLPCESSECVVVIPGDLILCFQEGKEQALYFDAHVLDAQRRRHDVRGCRCRFLVRYDHDQSEEIVPLRKICRRPETDYRLQQLHAVNEAAPMDQQKTGMDPAANVNAVRATTTETAANVNAVRATTTETVPKQLIAANIHMETVPVVQTNVPQPPQSMDMGVDQKKAETNTDVQAGNSIITPGSVLTNIITTSGVPKVSSQTQNMVE, encoded by the exons ATGGGTCGTCCACCGAGTAATGGGGGCCCAGCCTTTCGCTTCACTCAGCCTGAG GTAGCAGAGATGGAAGCTATTCTTCAAGAACATAACAATGCAATGCCATCACGTGATGTTCTTACAACTCTTGCAGAGAAGTTCAG tgAATCACAAGATCGTAAAGGCAAGATTGCAGTGCAGATGAAGCAA GTTTGGAATTGGTTTCAAAATAAGCGGTATGCGATAAGAGCAAAATCAAGTAAGACTCCTGGGAAGTTAAATATTACACCTATGCCTCGGGATGATTACAATTCAACCCCAATAAGGAGTATGCCTCAACAACCAACAGCTGCTCCAATTCCCGCTGCTTCTGCTACAG TTCCAACAGCAGTAAAAGCAACTCCAGAAAATTCAGTTTTGGAATTTGAAGCTAAATCTGGAAGGGATGGAGCATG GTATGATGTGGCTACCTTTCTATCACACAGATATTTAGAAACAAGTGATCCG GAAGTGCTGGTACGATTTGCTGGTTTTGGACCTGAGGAAGATGAGTGGATTAACATTCGAAAGCATGTCAGGCCACGCTCTTTGCCTTGTGAATCATCAGAATGCGTTGTAGTCATCCCTGGCGATCTCATACTTTGTTTTCAG GAAGGTAAGGAGCAAGCCCTTTACTTTGATGCCCATGTCCTTGATGCTCAAAGACGAAGGCATGATGTACGAGGCTGCCGTTGTAGATTTCTGGTTCGTTATGATCATGATCAGTCAGag GAAATCGTGCCGCTTAGGAAGATTTGTCGCCGGCCCGAAACCGATTATCGATTACAGCAACTTCATGCTGTGAATGAGGCAGCACCTATGGATCAGCAGAAAACTGGGATGGATCCAGCAGCAAATGTTAATGCCGTAAGGGCTACTACTACTGAAACAGCAGCAAATGTTAATGCCGTAAGGGCCACTACTACTGAAACAGTGCCGAAGCAGCTGATTGCAGCAAACATTCATATGGAGACAGTTCCAGTTGTGCAAACAAATgttcctcaacctccacaaAGTATGGATATGGGTGTGGATCAAAAGAAAGCTGAAACAAATACTGATGTTCAAGCAGGAAATTCCATCATCACCCCAGGCAGTGTCCTTACTAACATCATTACTACAAGCGGTGTTCCTAAAGTCTCTAGTCAGACTCAGAACATGGTTGAATGA
- the LOC114404399 gene encoding protein SAWADEE HOMEODOMAIN HOMOLOG 2-like isoform X1, with the protein MAHFSKLKTWQHRTPNPIEAKASGLIQSLTSLKDLNYQNIDFELDNKVAEMEAILQEHNNAMPSRDVLTTLAEKFSESQDRKGKIAVQMKQVWNWFQNKRYAIRAKSSKTPGKLNITPMPRDDYNSTPIRSMPQQPTAAPIPAASATVPTAVKATPENSVLEFEAKSGRDGAWYDVATFLSHRYLETSDPEVLVRFAGFGPEEDEWINIRKHVRPRSLPCESSECVVVIPGDLILCFQEGKEQALYFDAHVLDAQRRRHDVRGCRCRFLVRYDHDQSEEIVPLRKICRRPETDYRLQQLHAVNEAAPMDQQKTGMDPAANVNAVRATTTETAANVNAVRATTTETVPKQLIAANIHMETVPVVQTNVPQPPQSMDMGVDQKKAETNTDVQAGNSIITPGSVLTNIITTSGVPKVSSQTQNMVE; encoded by the exons ATGGCTCATTTCTCCAAGCTCAAAACATGGCAACATCGAACTCCAAACCCGATTGAGGCAAAAGCATCGGGTCTAATCCAATCTCTGACTTCGTTGAAGGATCTAAATTACCAGAACATTGATTTTGAGCTTGACAACAAG GTAGCAGAGATGGAAGCTATTCTTCAAGAACATAACAATGCAATGCCATCACGTGATGTTCTTACAACTCTTGCAGAGAAGTTCAG tgAATCACAAGATCGTAAAGGCAAGATTGCAGTGCAGATGAAGCAA GTTTGGAATTGGTTTCAAAATAAGCGGTATGCGATAAGAGCAAAATCAAGTAAGACTCCTGGGAAGTTAAATATTACACCTATGCCTCGGGATGATTACAATTCAACCCCAATAAGGAGTATGCCTCAACAACCAACAGCTGCTCCAATTCCCGCTGCTTCTGCTACAG TTCCAACAGCAGTAAAAGCAACTCCAGAAAATTCAGTTTTGGAATTTGAAGCTAAATCTGGAAGGGATGGAGCATG GTATGATGTGGCTACCTTTCTATCACACAGATATTTAGAAACAAGTGATCCG GAAGTGCTGGTACGATTTGCTGGTTTTGGACCTGAGGAAGATGAGTGGATTAACATTCGAAAGCATGTCAGGCCACGCTCTTTGCCTTGTGAATCATCAGAATGCGTTGTAGTCATCCCTGGCGATCTCATACTTTGTTTTCAG GAAGGTAAGGAGCAAGCCCTTTACTTTGATGCCCATGTCCTTGATGCTCAAAGACGAAGGCATGATGTACGAGGCTGCCGTTGTAGATTTCTGGTTCGTTATGATCATGATCAGTCAGag GAAATCGTGCCGCTTAGGAAGATTTGTCGCCGGCCCGAAACCGATTATCGATTACAGCAACTTCATGCTGTGAATGAGGCAGCACCTATGGATCAGCAGAAAACTGGGATGGATCCAGCAGCAAATGTTAATGCCGTAAGGGCTACTACTACTGAAACAGCAGCAAATGTTAATGCCGTAAGGGCCACTACTACTGAAACAGTGCCGAAGCAGCTGATTGCAGCAAACATTCATATGGAGACAGTTCCAGTTGTGCAAACAAATgttcctcaacctccacaaAGTATGGATATGGGTGTGGATCAAAAGAAAGCTGAAACAAATACTGATGTTCAAGCAGGAAATTCCATCATCACCCCAGGCAGTGTCCTTACTAACATCATTACTACAAGCGGTGTTCCTAAAGTCTCTAGTCAGACTCAGAACATGGTTGAATGA